A genomic window from Litoreibacter janthinus includes:
- a CDS encoding FtsB family cell division protein, whose amino-acid sequence MTNPRTAFGITPLLIFSLLFLMGAYFVFAAVQGDYGIFRRVQVEAEIETLRTELDTLEAEVADMRNKTRRLSDTYLDLDLLDMQARSTLGLMRSDEILLR is encoded by the coding sequence ATGACCAACCCGCGCACCGCTTTCGGTATTACACCATTGCTGATTTTCTCACTTCTCTTCCTGATGGGGGCGTATTTCGTGTTCGCCGCGGTTCAGGGCGACTACGGCATTTTTCGTCGCGTGCAAGTCGAAGCCGAGATAGAAACCTTGCGCACCGAATTGGACACTTTGGAAGCCGAGGTTGCCGACATGCGCAACAAAACGCGCCGACTCTCTGACACCTATCTGGATTTGGATCTTTTGGACATGCAGGCCCGCTCCACGCTTGGGCTGATGCGTTCCGACGAGATTCTTCTGCGCTAA
- a CDS encoding pyruvate dehydrogenase complex E1 component subunit beta: protein MATEILMPALSPTMEEGTLAKWLVKEGDTVSSGDIMAEIETDKATMEFEAVDEGVVGKILVAEGTEGVKVNTPIAILVEEGESADDLQASSGGGSSDAGDKAPIDEPVAANPGAPVAVVVPAETEIPEGTEMKPTTVREALRDAMAEEMRRSEDVFLMGEEVAEYQGAYKISQGLLDEFGAKRVIDTPITEHGFAGIATGAAFGGLNPIVEFMTFNFAMQAIDHIINSAAKTLYMSGGQMGCPIVFRGPNGAAARVGAQHSQDYAAWYSQIPGLKVVMPYSAADAKGLLKSAIRDPNPVIFLENEILYGQSFDVPVMDDYTVPFGKAKIWREGTDVTIVSFGIGMRYALEAADKLAEDGISAEVLDLRTLRPMDTGAIIESVKKTNRCVTVEEGFPVCSIGSYISSVLMQEAFDYLDAPVINCTGKDVPMPYAANLEKLALTTTKEVIDAVKAVTYR from the coding sequence ATGGCGACCGAAATTCTAATGCCCGCCCTCTCCCCCACCATGGAAGAAGGCACACTTGCAAAATGGCTGGTCAAGGAGGGCGACACGGTCTCCTCCGGCGACATCATGGCCGAAATCGAAACTGACAAAGCCACGATGGAATTTGAAGCCGTCGACGAAGGAGTTGTCGGCAAAATCCTAGTCGCCGAAGGCACCGAGGGCGTCAAAGTGAACACGCCTATCGCCATTCTGGTGGAAGAAGGCGAAAGCGCCGACGATCTTCAAGCCTCGTCCGGCGGCGGGTCAAGCGATGCTGGCGACAAGGCCCCGATCGACGAACCAGTTGCCGCCAATCCTGGCGCACCTGTTGCCGTGGTCGTCCCGGCTGAAACAGAAATTCCTGAAGGCACTGAAATGAAGCCCACCACGGTCCGCGAGGCGTTACGCGACGCCATGGCCGAGGAAATGCGCCGCAGCGAAGACGTGTTCTTGATGGGTGAAGAAGTCGCCGAGTATCAAGGCGCTTACAAAATCTCCCAAGGTCTGCTGGACGAATTCGGCGCCAAGCGGGTCATCGATACGCCGATCACCGAGCACGGCTTTGCCGGCATCGCGACGGGAGCCGCCTTTGGTGGTTTGAACCCGATCGTGGAGTTCATGACCTTCAACTTCGCCATGCAGGCCATTGACCACATCATCAACTCCGCTGCGAAGACGCTATATATGTCCGGCGGCCAAATGGGATGCCCAATTGTGTTCCGTGGCCCCAACGGTGCAGCAGCACGCGTCGGCGCACAACACTCGCAAGACTACGCTGCTTGGTATAGCCAAATTCCAGGCTTGAAAGTTGTCATGCCCTACTCCGCAGCCGACGCCAAAGGTCTGCTGAAATCGGCGATCCGCGATCCGAACCCGGTGATCTTCCTCGAAAACGAGATCCTTTACGGTCAGAGCTTCGACGTGCCGGTGATGGACGACTATACCGTTCCCTTCGGCAAAGCCAAAATCTGGCGCGAAGGCACAGATGTTACCATTGTCAGCTTCGGCATCGGGATGAGGTATGCGCTGGAAGCTGCTGATAAGCTTGCAGAAGACGGCATCAGCGCAGAAGTTCTGGACCTGCGCACGCTGCGTCCGATGGACACCGGTGCGATCATCGAAAGCGTCAAGAAAACCAACCGCTGCGTGACAGTCGAGGAAGGCTTCCCCGTGTGTTCCATCGGCAGCTATATCAGCTCGGTCCTGATGCAAGAGGCGTTCGACTACCTCGACGCGCCTGTGATCAATTGCACCGGCAAGGATGTCCCGATGCCTTACGCTGCAAACCTCGAAAAGCTGGCGCTGACGACGACCAAAGAGGTCATCGACGCCGTCAAAGCTGTCACCTACCGTTAA
- a CDS encoding pyruvate dehydrogenase complex dihydrolipoamide acetyltransferase codes for MPIEILMPALSPTMEEGTLAKWLVKEGDTVNSGDIMAEIETDKATMEFEAVDEGVVGKILIAEGTDGVKVNTPIAVLLEDGESADDIGSSSSAAPAEAPAAAPKAAQAAAPAASSAPAAPARADGDRVFASPLARRIAADKGIDLAGVKGSGPKGRIVKADVENANAAPKAAPATAAPSAAPAGAAMASGPTTDQVRKMYEGREYEEQPLDGMRKTIAARLTEAKQSVPHFYLRRDIQLDSLLKFRSTLNKTLEPRGIKLSVNDFIIKACALALQQVPDANAVWAGDRTLSLKPSDVAVAVAIEGGLFTPVLKDAEMKSLSALSTEMKDLAARARDRKLAPHEYQGGSFAISNLGMFGIDNFDAIINPPHAAILAVGAGAKKPVVGDDGELKVATVMSTTLSVDHRVIDGALGANLLNAIKDNLENPMGMLA; via the coding sequence ATGCCCATCGAAATTCTCATGCCCGCGCTTTCCCCGACCATGGAAGAAGGCACACTGGCCAAATGGCTGGTTAAAGAAGGCGACACGGTTAACTCCGGCGACATCATGGCCGAGATCGAAACCGACAAGGCGACCATGGAATTTGAGGCCGTCGACGAAGGCGTCGTTGGCAAAATCCTGATTGCCGAAGGCACAGATGGCGTCAAAGTGAATACGCCAATCGCTGTGTTGTTGGAAGATGGCGAGAGCGCCGACGATATCGGCTCGTCCTCCTCTGCGGCACCTGCCGAAGCCCCTGCAGCGGCGCCCAAAGCTGCACAAGCAGCCGCACCGGCAGCATCCTCTGCGCCCGCTGCCCCTGCCCGCGCCGACGGCGACCGCGTTTTTGCCTCCCCTCTGGCACGCCGTATCGCCGCCGACAAAGGGATTGATCTTGCTGGCGTAAAGGGCTCGGGTCCGAAAGGCCGCATCGTCAAAGCCGACGTCGAGAACGCGAACGCAGCCCCCAAAGCAGCTCCGGCCACCGCTGCGCCGTCAGCAGCGCCCGCTGGCGCCGCAATGGCCTCAGGTCCGACAACTGATCAAGTACGCAAGATGTACGAGGGCCGCGAATACGAGGAACAGCCACTCGACGGGATGCGCAAAACTATTGCAGCGCGCCTTACAGAAGCGAAGCAGTCGGTGCCGCATTTCTACCTGCGTCGCGACATCCAACTGGATTCCTTGCTCAAGTTCCGCTCTACGCTGAACAAAACGCTGGAGCCTCGCGGCATCAAACTGTCCGTTAACGACTTCATCATCAAAGCGTGCGCTCTGGCGTTGCAACAGGTGCCGGATGCGAACGCTGTCTGGGCCGGTGATCGGACGCTTAGCCTGAAGCCATCGGACGTTGCCGTCGCTGTGGCAATCGAGGGCGGCCTATTTACGCCTGTGCTCAAAGACGCCGAGATGAAGTCCCTATCGGCTTTGTCGACCGAGATGAAAGACCTTGCAGCCCGCGCCCGCGACCGCAAACTTGCGCCGCACGAATACCAAGGCGGCAGCTTCGCAATCTCCAACCTGGGCATGTTCGGTATCGACAATTTCGACGCCATCATTAACCCGCCGCATGCCGCGATCTTGGCAGTTGGAGCTGGTGCGAAGAAGCCTGTTGTTGGCGATGACGGAGAGCTGAAAGTCGCAACTGTGATGTCCACCACGCTCAGCGTCGATCACCGTGTGATTGACGGCGCGCTCGGGGCCAATTTGCTCAACGCGATCAAGGATAACCTTGAGAACCCGATGGGCATGCTCGCATAA
- a CDS encoding DUF2793 domain-containing protein, whose amino-acid sequence MAETTTLKLPLLAASQAQKHVTVNEALARIDAALQLSVLSRSLATPPALAEEGDCYLVPAGGVNAWDNEDGNLAFFLNGGWEFLTPLVGWRLYVADEAVRVSFDGIEWQDNVLSSSPFGASMRAETVEFDFDIGAGANALTGFVIPNGSVVLAITGLVVAPITGTLNDWSLGVDVSDTRYGSGLGIGAGSWLRGITGQPQAYFSNTQLKLTANGGDFAGGTVRLAVHLLRFDLPRA is encoded by the coding sequence ATGGCTGAAACAACAACTCTGAAGCTTCCTTTGCTTGCGGCATCACAGGCTCAGAAGCATGTAACCGTGAACGAGGCGCTGGCAAGGATTGACGCGGCACTGCAACTTAGCGTGCTCAGCCGGTCCTTGGCAACGCCGCCCGCCTTGGCCGAGGAAGGGGATTGTTATCTCGTTCCGGCGGGCGGGGTGAATGCTTGGGACAATGAAGACGGTAATCTTGCGTTCTTCCTGAACGGCGGATGGGAGTTCCTGACGCCGCTGGTCGGGTGGCGCCTTTACGTGGCTGATGAAGCGGTCAGGGTTAGTTTCGACGGCATTGAATGGCAGGATAACGTGCTGTCATCATCGCCCTTTGGTGCCTCGATGCGGGCCGAAACTGTCGAATTCGACTTTGATATTGGTGCCGGAGCTAACGCCCTTACGGGTTTTGTTATTCCAAACGGCTCTGTCGTGCTTGCGATTACTGGGTTGGTCGTCGCGCCGATAACAGGAACTTTGAACGATTGGTCGTTAGGAGTGGATGTCTCCGATACGCGCTACGGAAGCGGCCTTGGCATAGGCGCGGGGTCTTGGCTGCGCGGGATAACAGGGCAGCCACAGGCCTATTTTAGCAACACGCAGCTTAAACTTACGGCGAATGGCGGGGATTTTGCTGGGGGCACAGTTCGGCTTGCGGTGCATCTGCTTCGGTTTGATTTGCCGCGCGCCTAA
- the cysE gene encoding serine O-acetyltransferase, translating into MAHSNPKLAEVDPVWAQITDEARTAITAEPLLGGLVHGSVLHHKKLEAALAYRFSQKLASPEMSEQILREIADEAYAVEPWLGEAARADIVAVYDRDPACDRFIQPVLFFKGFQAIQAYRIGHWLWHQGRKDMAYFVQMRTSEAFGVDIHPAAKIGKGIMIDHAHSIVIGETAVVGDNVSMLHSVTLGGTGKEHDDRHPKIENGVLIGAGAKVLGNIIVGHCSRIAAGSVVLEAVPPMKTVAGVPAKIVGEAGCAQPSISMDQILGRKS; encoded by the coding sequence ATGGCACATTCCAACCCGAAGCTGGCCGAGGTTGACCCGGTCTGGGCCCAGATCACGGATGAAGCACGCACTGCCATCACGGCGGAGCCGCTTTTAGGGGGGCTTGTCCACGGCTCTGTTTTACATCACAAAAAGCTGGAAGCAGCCCTTGCGTATCGCTTTTCGCAGAAACTCGCATCCCCTGAAATGTCAGAGCAAATCCTGCGTGAGATCGCGGATGAAGCCTATGCCGTAGAGCCCTGGCTGGGCGAGGCCGCACGGGCCGATATCGTTGCAGTTTACGATCGTGACCCTGCTTGCGACCGGTTCATTCAGCCTGTTTTATTCTTCAAGGGGTTCCAAGCCATTCAGGCCTACCGCATTGGTCACTGGCTTTGGCATCAAGGGCGCAAAGACATGGCCTATTTTGTCCAGATGCGAACATCCGAGGCATTTGGCGTAGACATTCACCCTGCCGCCAAGATTGGCAAAGGCATTATGATTGACCATGCCCACTCCATTGTGATTGGCGAGACGGCTGTGGTGGGTGACAACGTATCAATGTTGCACTCGGTCACGCTGGGCGGGACCGGTAAAGAGCATGATGACAGACATCCCAAGATCGAGAACGGGGTGTTGATTGGAGCGGGTGCCAAGGTGCTTGGCAATATCATAGTCGGCCACTGCTCGCGGATTGCTGCTGGTTCGGTTGTGCTGGAGGCAGTGCCGCCTATGAAAACCGTAGCTGGCGTTCCTGCCAAGATCGTGGGCGAGGCGGGCTGTGCACAGCCGTCGATTTCTATGGATCAGATACTCGGCCGAAAGAGCTAA
- the pdhA gene encoding pyruvate dehydrogenase (acetyl-transferring) E1 component subunit alpha, producing the protein MAAKKTTKKANVSKEELLSYYRDMLLIRRFEEKAGQLYGMGLIGGFCHLYIGQEAVVVGLEAATKEGDKRITSYRDHGHMLACGMDPKGVMAELTGREGGYSKGKGGSMHMFSKEKHFYGGHGIVAAQVPLGAGLAFSDKYKGNDNVTFTYFGDGAANQGQVYEAFNMAALWDLPVIFVIENNQYAMGTAMARSTSSPDIYTRGAAFGIKGEAVDGMDVLAVKEASEKAVAHCRAGKGPYILEVKTYRYRGHSMSDPAKYRTREEVQKMRDERDCIEQVRDMLLTGKHASDDDLKAIDKEIKAIVNEAAEFSKESPEPSLDELYTDIYMEAEA; encoded by the coding sequence ATGGCTGCCAAGAAAACCACCAAGAAAGCGAATGTCTCGAAGGAAGAGCTTCTTAGCTACTACCGTGACATGCTTTTGATCCGCCGTTTCGAAGAAAAAGCAGGCCAGCTTTACGGCATGGGCCTCATCGGCGGGTTCTGCCACCTCTATATCGGCCAAGAGGCTGTTGTGGTTGGATTGGAAGCAGCGACCAAAGAGGGCGACAAGCGCATTACCTCCTACCGCGACCACGGCCATATGCTGGCCTGTGGGATGGACCCGAAAGGCGTCATGGCAGAGCTGACCGGCCGCGAAGGCGGCTACTCCAAAGGTAAGGGCGGCTCGATGCACATGTTCTCCAAGGAGAAGCATTTCTACGGCGGCCACGGGATTGTAGCAGCACAGGTTCCGCTCGGCGCGGGCTTGGCCTTCTCTGACAAATACAAAGGGAACGACAACGTAACCTTTACTTATTTCGGCGACGGCGCGGCGAACCAAGGTCAGGTCTACGAAGCCTTCAACATGGCAGCACTGTGGGACTTGCCAGTGATTTTCGTGATCGAGAATAACCAATATGCCATGGGCACGGCGATGGCCCGCTCCACGTCTTCCCCCGACATTTACACACGCGGCGCGGCTTTCGGCATCAAAGGCGAAGCGGTCGATGGGATGGACGTACTTGCGGTCAAAGAAGCGTCCGAAAAAGCCGTCGCGCACTGCCGCGCAGGTAAAGGCCCCTACATTCTGGAAGTCAAAACATACCGCTACCGTGGTCACTCCATGTCTGATCCGGCAAAATACCGGACCCGTGAAGAAGTTCAGAAAATGCGCGACGAACGTGATTGCATCGAGCAAGTGCGCGACATGCTGCTGACCGGCAAGCATGCGTCCGACGATGATTTGAAAGCGATCGACAAAGAAATCAAAGCCATCGTCAACGAGGCCGCTGAGTTCTCTAAAGAGAGCCCGGAGCCAAGCTTGGACGAGCTTTACACCGACATTTACATGGAAGCGGAGGCTTAA